Below is a genomic region from Anoxybacillus flavithermus.
ACCGTATTCGGTTGCTAAAAATTCAAAATGTTCTCTTCCCATCACCATGGATACATGTCCCGGAAGTAAAAAGCCGTCTAATAGCACTTCTCCATCATGAAGCAATCGTCGCAAAATTGGTTCAACGAGCTTTGTCGACATCCACATCGAAAAATTGTGTATTTGTTTTTCTTCAGCTTCTTTTACTGCCGCAGCTAAAATCGGGATAGTTGTTTCAAACCCTATGCCTAAAAAAATAACTTCTTGATGCGGATGCTGTTCAGCGATACGAACTGCATCAACAGGAGAATAGACGACTCGTACATCTTTTCCTTCCGTTTTTGCTTGCATTAACGTTCCGTAAGATCCAGGGACCCGCATCATATCACCGAATGTACAAATGATTCGATCCGAGCCGTTTGTCAAAGAAATCATGGCGTCAATCGTTACTTGATCGGTCACACAAACAGGACAGCCCGGACCGGAAATAAGACGAACATATCCTTCAAGCGCTTTTTTTATCCCCGTACGAGCAAGCGCCATTGTATGTGAACCGCATACTTCCATAAACGAAGGCACTCGTCCGAACGTTTGTTGAAACTGACTTGCCAACATCCGTACCTCTTGCAGCAACGTTCGACTGAGCGCGGAGTGAGTTGGGCTATCCATCACGTCTAGCATCGACTAACTTCCTCCATTCTTCTAAACTTTCTTTTGCATATTGCTCATCAATAATGGACATTGCTTGTCCCGCATGTACAATGACATAATCACCAATTTTCACTTCGGGAACAAAAATAATCCCGACATTCATTTGCGATCCCATCACATCGACTAATGCAGAAAAACCGTCAATACGTAATACTTTTGCTGGTACCCCTACACACATGCACGTTCCCTCCTATGTGCTGCGATCATTAACTGTCCTAGTGCTAATCCTCCATCATTGCAAGGTACTTTTTGATGCGTATAAACACATAATCCGAGTTTGTTCAGTTCTTGTCGAAGACGTTTCGTGATATAGCGGTTATGCATACTTCCCCCAGATAACACGATGTTTCGCTCGTATGTTGGGTATTGTTGTAAAGCTAAACGAATTATTTCAATGGATGCTTGAACGATTGTTTCATGGAAGCGACCGGCAACGATATTCGTGTGCTCATGAGCTTCAACGTCTTTAATGATGGCTCGCCACATCTCCAATAAATCAATCTCCCATCCATTACCTTTTTTTATACTAAACGGATAAGCTTCGTATGTTTTCGTGTCATCAATTAACTCAGAAAGTCGAATTGCTGCTTCTCCATCATATGTACTATGTGTACAAACATGTAAAAAAGCGCTAACCGCATCAAACAGCCGACCACATGTACCTGCTAAAGGAGAATGTAAACCTTTTTTAATCATTTGCCTTAACACACGTACGTCGTTTGCTTGTTCTATAAATCGCTTCTCTGCCAACGCATACCCTTCTTCACCGAAATAATAACCAAGCATACCGACTGCTGTCCGCCAAGGCTCTTTTATACAACGTTCCCCACCTGGGAGTGGAGTATATGTTAAATGCCCAAGCCTTTTATATTGCGTAGCATCTCCATATAGTAACTCAAAGCCCCATATATGCCCATCATCCCCATATCCTGTTCCATCTAAAATAAGGCCAAAACAAGGGGAGTAGATATGATGTTCCTCCATACACGAAACCATGTGCGCATGATGATGTTGGACAGCTACAACGTCAACATTCCATTGTTTTGCGATATTCCACGTTTCATAATTTGGATGTAAATCAACAGCGACTACTTTCGGTGTCACTCCCATCCACGTTCGTAAATGTTCGTATTCCCGTTGGAAATGTTCAACAACTTCCACGTGTTCTAAATCACCAATATGAGGACCTAAAAAGATTTGATGGTGTCTACCAAACGCGAATACGTTTTTTTGTTGTCCACCAAGTGCCACAATCTCATGTACATCGTGTTCCGTCCACAATGGATCTGGAACGAAGCCACGCGCACGCCGAATAAAATGAATCGCACCATTTTCTATTTGAACAACCGAATCATCAATCGGATGAACAATCGGACGGTTATGTACAAGAAAATAATCAGCAATGCCTTGCAAATCACGTAAAACTTGTTCATCTTCGTATATAATCGGTACCCCCGAACGATTCGCACTTGTCATAACAACAACAGGTAATTGTTCATCAAGCAATAAATGATGAAGCGGAGTGTACGGTAACATCACTCCAACCGTTTGTAACCCAGGAGCGACCGATGGAGCAATCATTGTATTTTTTTTCTGCTTCATCACAACGATCGGAGCTTCGGGTGAAGTTAATAATTGTTTTTCTTCTTTCGTTACGTCACATAGTTGTTCTACCATATCAAGCGAAACAGCCATAACAGCCAACGGTCGATAGGGGCGTCGTTTTCGCATGCGTAATTGCTGAACCGCCTGCTCGTTAGTCGCATCACAAGCTAAGTGATACCCACCTAATCCTTTCACTGCAATAATCGCCCCAGCACGAATATATTGCTTCGCTTGTTCAATGGCATCCCCTTGTACGATTTGACCATCTGGCTTCAATAACGAAACAGATGGACCGCATGTTGGACAAGCAATAGGTTGAGCGTGATGACGGCGGTTCATTGGATCTTTGTACTCTTGTTCACATCGCTCGCACATTTGAAACGAATACATCGATGTAAACGGACGATCATACGGTAATTGTTCAATAATCGTATACCGAGGGCCACATTGCGTACAATTGATAAACGGATAACGATAACGATGATCATTTGGATCATCCATTTCTCTTAAACAATCATCGCAAACAGCTGTATCAATTGGGATGACGAGCGAAGAAGTTCCTTTTCGTTCGCTCGGAATGATAGAAAAATCTTCAAACTCACACCGTTGTGCTAAAGTGACAACCATCTCATCGATACGAGATAATCGCGGCGCCTTCATAGGTAAATCGTGAATAAACTGATCGACCGCATCTTCATCACCCTCAACATGAATAAAAACTCCGTCCATGTTGTTTTGTACAGTTCCTTTTACTTTATGTCGCATCGCAAGCGCGAAAATAAAAGGACGGAAGCCAACTCCTTGAACTCGTCCTTTTACTGTGATATTGACTGCTTTTTGCATCGGGCAACCCCTTCTCGAATCCAATGTAACCATTCATCCATACCTTCACCGGTTTTAGCAGATAAAGGTATTAACTTAGACTGTGGATGAATATACGATAAATCTTTTTTTGCTTGTTCAACATCAAAATCAAGATACGGTAGTAAATCCACTTTATTCAACAAAACAAGCTCTGTTCTCATAAACATCGTCGGGTATTTCGGAATCTTATCATTTCCTTCTGGTACGCTTAATACAGCTACTTTATGTTGCTGTCCTAAATCATAACCAGATGGACAAACAAGATTGCCTACGTTTTCAATAAACAAAATATCTAGATGTTGGAAATCAAATTGCGGTAACACCGCGGCAATCATGCGCGCATCTAAATGACATCCTCCGTGTGTGTTAATTTGTACCGCTTGCGCACCAAGGGTACGAATGCGCTCTGCATCTTTCTCTGTTGCTAGATCTCCTTCGATGACACCGATCTTGTATTCGTTTGCTAACGCTTCAATTGTCTTTTCTAAAATGGTCGTCTTTCCTGCCCCAGGTGAGCTCATTATATTAATAACAAGCGTATTCGTTTCCTCAAACAATTGACGGTTAAACGCAGCTGCCCGATTATTGTTTGTTAACACATCGACCTCTAATGTAATTTTCATATGATTAACCTCCTTCATATGCTAAAATACGAAATGTTTCTCCAGCTACCATTCTCCCGCTCGGAAGTAAACATGTTGGACATTGGGCAATTTTTGTAACTGGTTCATACTGTTGTCCGCAAATGGTGCAAATTGCTTTTGCTTTTTCCACATGAATGATTAATTCAGCATCTGTCGTTAAGCAATTATTTTCTTGTACTTTATACACATCAAAAGCAAACTGTAAGGCATCTGGAAGCGCATTGCTTAACGTACCAACAATCAATTCTACTTTTTTTACATATTTCACCTTTTTTATTCGAGCATCTTGCTCAATAAGTTGAACGATTTCTTCCATTAACGCCATCTCATGCATACGAATCCCTTTCTATTTGCACATACCATGTATCTCCTTCTTTTTTCGTTGGAAGGAGTGGCATATGCAATGTGCCTTGTTGTGAGAATACGTGCCATTCGCGATCACAGTATAAGCAAATAAAACGCTTATCTTGCTGAATGTAATGAGGTATCACGTGACAATGCGAACAAATGACTTTTCTTATATGCAATGTCCCGTTATGTTTATAAACAACAATCGGGATGCGATTAACCGTTTTCATTTCGACATCGCATACATCATCGCACGGGCCAATCGCATGCCACGTGCGATGATCGGAAAATAATCTCTTCACTTTTTCCACCTCGTCTTCTAATAATGGGGCGGAAGCTTCTTTCATTGTTTCAATTAAACTATTACGCATTACTTTTAAAAATTGCAGGCGATTCATGACGTGCAACACCACTTTTCTACTTGGTGAACGACTTGCTCGACGACACGCGGAAGTTGCGCTTGAACAATCGGTGATAGTTCCAATCCAAGAGATAAAGAAGCTGGTTGTATTCCGAATAAAACCATTTGCTTTGGACACGTTTGACGTAATTTCGCCGCTGACAATACTTCCTGAAAACCAAGTTGATGAATAGACATTTTAATTCCAAAATAAGCTGGAATTTCATCGTCCACTAATGTGATTATCGTTCCCGCTTCTTTTCCTGCATTGACAGCATCGACTATCGCTAAATACTCCGTTTCTTCAATCGTTCCAAGTAACCGCATCCCATCTGTTGATCCTTCAATCACTTCTACATGATCGTATTTCGCCAATTGTTTTTCTAATAAAGGCAAAATATGAATACCTACTCCTTCATCGGAATAAAGTAAATTTCCAATTCCGAGAACGGTTATTTTTTTATTTCTCATTCGGTTCACCTAATGTTTCTTTTTTTCGTTCTAGTTTATAGCCGGTAAAAATCGAAGACATCGTTCCATTTCGTTGTAAATAGTCTTCACGAAACGCCATGTATACGTGTACAACGGTGAAAATCATAAATCCCCATGCAACGAGATGATGCCATGAACGAACGGAGTAGCTATCTCCTCCAAATAAATGCGCTACCCACATAAACATTTTTCCATAAATCGATTCTGGTTGTGGCTCAAATAACAAGTAATAACCTGTAAGCATCATAATGATTGACCCAAGTCCGATAAAAATCCAATAACTTAATTGCGCGAGCGGATTATGTCCGATATAATGTTTTTTATTGTTTTTCATAAACAAGTAATATTTGATCGTTTCAAATGCTTCTTTCCAAAAAGAAAGACGAAACGGATTCGATGTTGCATGTTCATTTCCTTTGTATACCCAATACCAACGAACAGCTAAATTAATAGTAAAAAGAAAAGCAACAAAAAAGTGAATATAGCGCGCCCATCCCATCAAAAACGAGTAATACGCTTCTTCTTGAATAGATGCGGACACAAACGGGCGACCGATAAACACACCCGTAATCATTAAAACGATGATGGAAAAAGCATTAATCCAATGGAAAATACGAACAGGTAATTCCCACACATACACTTTCACCATGTGATCGTTTAGTTCAATATGTTTTGCTTTTCGAGATCGCTTCCAAATGACTTGCGTTCGTTTTTGTTCAATCTTTGGATTTGTCGGGACTGGCATACATTCCCCCTCCTATCCAATACGAATATGAGTCGTTTGTTTCGATTCGAGATCTGTTAGATGAACAGCACAGGCTAAACATGGATCGAACGAATGGACAATGCGCAAAATTTCCAACGGTTTTTCTTTGTCAAGCAATGGTGTTCCTTTTAACGATGCTTCATATGCGCCAATTTGTCCCTTATGGTCACGCGGTGAAGCGTTCCATGTTGTCGGAACGACCGCTTGATAGTTTTTCGTTTTCCCATTTTCAATTTCAATCCAATGGCCTAACGCCCCACGTGGTGCTTCCATCCATCCGACACCTTTTGCTTGTTTTGGCCACGTACTTGGCTCCCATTTTGTTCGATCGAATGTAATTTGGTTTCCATTGCGAATATTCGCAAGCAATGCATCCATATCGTCACGCATCCATTTCACAACGAGGATCGACTCAAGCCCACGTGCTACTGTACGCCCGAGTGCTGAACGCATCGCTTCAAGCGGCCAATTTAATTTTTTCAACGTATCATCTATTAATCCGACAAACTCGTCTTTCTTTAACGCATAACCAACAAGCATACGTGCAAGCGGTCCTGTTTCCATCGGATGTTCTTTCCATCTTGGAGATTTTAACCAACTGTATTTTTCCTCTGTATTTAATGTTTTAAATGGTGGTTTTGGCCCTGTATATCGAAGTGATGTTTCTCCCTCCCACGGATGTTTACCAACTCCGCCTTCTTTTCCATCATACGTGTACCATGAGTGATCAATAAACTCTTTTACTTGATCAGGGTCTTTCGGATCAACATCAAGCACTTCATTTAAATTTCCATTTAAAATAACGCCGCGTGGAAAACGATATAAGTGTACATCTCGAATATCACCTGTTGAGAAATCACCATAACATAAATAGTTATTTAAACCGCCACCATATGTCCAATCTTTATAAAATGAACCGATCGCCAATAAGTCTGGGATGTAAACGTTATTTACAAATTCTACAGCTTGATCAATAATTTGGGATACATGCATTAAACGCTCTGCATGAATGGCGTTATCGCTATTAATATCAATTGGCGTAGCCATTCCACCGACGACATAGTGCGGATGTGGGTTTTTCCCTCCAAAAATCGTATGAATTTTTACAATTTCTTTTTGCCAATCAAGCGCTTCTAAATAGTGAGCAACAGCAAGCAAATTGATTTCAGGCGGTAACTTATACGCTTTATGTCCCCAATAACCATTCGCAAAAATACCAAGCTGCCCGCTATCAACAACTTTTTGCACTTTCATTTGAATATCTTTAAAATAACCAGGAGACGATTTTGGCCAGCTGGAAAGCGACTGGGCAATGCGGCTCGTTTCGTTTGGGTCTGCTTTTAAGGCGCTTAGTACGTCAACCCAGTCAAAGGCATGCAAATGATAAAAATGAACGACATGGTCATGCAGAAAAACAGCGGCGTTCATAATATCACGAATGAGATGTGCATTTCTTGGAATTTTAATATCAAGCGCATCCTCAACGGAACGGATAGAAGCTAAAGCGTGGGTTGTTGTACAAACACCGCAAATGCGTTGCACGTACGCCCAAACATCTCGCGGATCACGATCACGCACAATTAACTCAATACCACGAACTGCTGTACCGGAGCTAAATGCCTCTTGAATAATACCACTCTCATCAACGTCTACTTCAATACGTAAATGCCCTTCAATTCGCGTTACTGGATCGACAACAATACGTTCTGCCATCTTTATCACCT
It encodes:
- a CDS encoding hydrogenase formation protein HypD yields the protein MLDVMDSPTHSALSRTLLQEVRMLASQFQQTFGRVPSFMEVCGSHTMALARTGIKKALEGYVRLISGPGCPVCVTDQVTIDAMISLTNGSDRIICTFGDMMRVPGSYGTLMQAKTEGKDVRVVYSPVDAVRIAEQHPHQEVIFLGIGFETTIPILAAAVKEAEEKQIHNFSMWMSTKLVEPILRRLLHDGEVLLDGFLLPGHVSMVMGREHFEFLATEYGLPAVISGFEALHMLSAIRHLLMSALKQRAIVLNDYKSVVAEQGNKQAKYWMNHYFTLCDEAWRGIGVISQSGMDFKKEYDRFNAKIKFSVSTSEPRRTKCRCGEVIRGLIDPPQCALFGKACTPINPIGPCMVSSEGSCAAYYQYMREE
- a CDS encoding hydrogenase assembly protein HypC → MCVGVPAKVLRIDGFSALVDVMGSQMNVGIIFVPEVKIGDYVIVHAGQAMSIIDEQYAKESLEEWRKLVDARRDG
- a CDS encoding carbamoyltransferase HypF codes for the protein MQKAVNITVKGRVQGVGFRPFIFALAMRHKVKGTVQNNMDGVFIHVEGDEDAVDQFIHDLPMKAPRLSRIDEMVVTLAQRCEFEDFSIIPSERKGTSSLVIPIDTAVCDDCLREMDDPNDHRYRYPFINCTQCGPRYTIIEQLPYDRPFTSMYSFQMCERCEQEYKDPMNRRHHAQPIACPTCGPSVSLLKPDGQIVQGDAIEQAKQYIRAGAIIAVKGLGGYHLACDATNEQAVQQLRMRKRRPYRPLAVMAVSLDMVEQLCDVTKEEKQLLTSPEAPIVVMKQKKNTMIAPSVAPGLQTVGVMLPYTPLHHLLLDEQLPVVVMTSANRSGVPIIYEDEQVLRDLQGIADYFLVHNRPIVHPIDDSVVQIENGAIHFIRRARGFVPDPLWTEHDVHEIVALGGQQKNVFAFGRHHQIFLGPHIGDLEHVEVVEHFQREYEHLRTWMGVTPKVVAVDLHPNYETWNIAKQWNVDVVAVQHHHAHMVSCMEEHHIYSPCFGLILDGTGYGDDGHIWGFELLYGDATQYKRLGHLTYTPLPGGERCIKEPWRTAVGMLGYYFGEEGYALAEKRFIEQANDVRVLRQMIKKGLHSPLAGTCGRLFDAVSAFLHVCTHSTYDGEAAIRLSELIDDTKTYEAYPFSIKKGNGWEIDLLEMWRAIIKDVEAHEHTNIVAGRFHETIVQASIEIIRLALQQYPTYERNIVLSGGSMHNRYITKRLRQELNKLGLCVYTHQKVPCNDGGLALGQLMIAAHRRERACV
- a CDS encoding hydrogenase accessory protein HypB, translating into MKITLEVDVLTNNNRAAAFNRQLFEETNTLVINIMSSPGAGKTTILEKTIEALANEYKIGVIEGDLATEKDAERIRTLGAQAVQINTHGGCHLDARMIAAVLPQFDFQHLDILFIENVGNLVCPSGYDLGQQHKVAVLSVPEGNDKIPKYPTMFMRTELVLLNKVDLLPYLDFDVEQAKKDLSYIHPQSKLIPLSAKTGEGMDEWLHWIREGVARCKKQSISQ
- a CDS encoding hydrogenase nickel incorporation protein HypA, which encodes MHEMALMEEIVQLIEQDARIKKVKYVKKVELIVGTLSNALPDALQFAFDVYKVQENNCLTTDAELIIHVEKAKAICTICGQQYEPVTKIAQCPTCLLPSGRMVAGETFRILAYEGG
- a CDS encoding 2Fe-2S ferredoxin encodes the protein MNRLQFLKVMRNSLIETMKEASAPLLEDEVEKVKRLFSDHRTWHAIGPCDDVCDVEMKTVNRIPIVVYKHNGTLHIRKVICSHCHVIPHYIQQDKRFICLYCDREWHVFSQQGTLHMPLLPTKKEGDTWYVQIERDSYA
- a CDS encoding hydrogenase maturation protease, with protein sequence MRNKKITVLGIGNLLYSDEGVGIHILPLLEKQLAKYDHVEVIEGSTDGMRLLGTIEETEYLAIVDAVNAGKEAGTIITLVDDEIPAYFGIKMSIHQLGFQEVLSAAKLRQTCPKQMVLFGIQPASLSLGLELSPIVQAQLPRVVEQVVHQVEKWCCTS
- a CDS encoding Ni/Fe-hydrogenase, b-type cytochrome subunit, which gives rise to MPVPTNPKIEQKRTQVIWKRSRKAKHIELNDHMVKVYVWELPVRIFHWINAFSIIVLMITGVFIGRPFVSASIQEEAYYSFLMGWARYIHFFVAFLFTINLAVRWYWVYKGNEHATSNPFRLSFWKEAFETIKYYLFMKNNKKHYIGHNPLAQLSYWIFIGLGSIIMMLTGYYLLFEPQPESIYGKMFMWVAHLFGGDSYSVRSWHHLVAWGFMIFTVVHVYMAFREDYLQRNGTMSSIFTGYKLERKKETLGEPNEK
- a CDS encoding hydrogenase 2 large subunit, whose protein sequence is MAERIVVDPVTRIEGHLRIEVDVDESGIIQEAFSSGTAVRGIELIVRDRDPRDVWAYVQRICGVCTTTHALASIRSVEDALDIKIPRNAHLIRDIMNAAVFLHDHVVHFYHLHAFDWVDVLSALKADPNETSRIAQSLSSWPKSSPGYFKDIQMKVQKVVDSGQLGIFANGYWGHKAYKLPPEINLLAVAHYLEALDWQKEIVKIHTIFGGKNPHPHYVVGGMATPIDINSDNAIHAERLMHVSQIIDQAVEFVNNVYIPDLLAIGSFYKDWTYGGGLNNYLCYGDFSTGDIRDVHLYRFPRGVILNGNLNEVLDVDPKDPDQVKEFIDHSWYTYDGKEGGVGKHPWEGETSLRYTGPKPPFKTLNTEEKYSWLKSPRWKEHPMETGPLARMLVGYALKKDEFVGLIDDTLKKLNWPLEAMRSALGRTVARGLESILVVKWMRDDMDALLANIRNGNQITFDRTKWEPSTWPKQAKGVGWMEAPRGALGHWIEIENGKTKNYQAVVPTTWNASPRDHKGQIGAYEASLKGTPLLDKEKPLEILRIVHSFDPCLACAVHLTDLESKQTTHIRIG